A single Metarhizium brunneum chromosome 5, complete sequence DNA region contains:
- the gatA_2 gene encoding 4-aminobutyrate aminotransferase — MSALRAAGASRPGMVQTLRAAMTKRSFNTAGAMRMGAAKSFHKDEPAAPILKTSIPGPKAAEAVKELDEVFETRSINMMTDYTQSVGNYIADPDGNMLLDVYAQIASIPVGYNNPELRKVAQTPEMVDAIINRPALGNFPSHTWANILKTGILKVAPKGLNNVYTAMAGSDANEIAYKAAFMYKRQVERGGPEVDFTPQEIESAMKNQAPGSAQLSILSFKTSFHGRLFGCLSTTRSKAIHKLDIPAFDWPQATFPQLKYPLDQHAEENARAEQASLEEVEHLIKTWHLPPAAVVIEPIQSEGGDNHASPEFFQKLRALTRKHNVLLIVDEVQTGVGATGKFWAHEHWNLQDPPDMVTFSKKAQTAGYYYRSKDLRPNKPYRQFNTWMGDPSKALLFRGIISEIERLDLVNHTAKVGNYLYGKLEGLASKYPDQFQNLRGKGQGTFIAFDNPKRDEFLVKAKSFGINIGGSGANAVRLRPMLTFQEHHADILIEALEKIVKAL; from the exons ATGTCGGCCCTTCGTGCTGCTGGCGCGTCCCGGCCTGGCATGGTCCAGACGCTCCGGGCTGCCATGACCAAGCGTTCCTTTAACACCGCCGGTGCCATGCGCATGGGTGCTGCCAAGTCATTCCACAAGGACGAACCCGCTGCCCCCATCCTAAAGACCAGTATTCCAGGccccaaggctgccgaggccgtcaaggagCTCGACGAAGTCTTCGAGACTCGCAGCATCAACATGATGACCGACTACACTCAGAGTGTGGGCAACTACATTGCCGATCCTGACGGCAACATGCTTCTGGATGT TTATGCTCAGATTGCCTCCATTCCAGTGGGGTACAACAATCCCGAGCTCCGAAAGGTTGCTCAGACCCCGGAGATGGTTGATGCCATCATCAATCGTCCCGCGTTGGGTAACTTTCCCTCCCACACATGGGCCAACATCTTGAAGACTGGTATCCTGAAGGTTGCTCCCAAGGGCCTTAACAACGTCTacaccgccatggccggTTCCGATGCCAACGAAATTGCCTACAAGGCTGCCTTCATGTATAAGCGACAAGTGGAACGAGGTGGCCCTGAAGTTGACTTCACTCCCCAAGAAATTGAGAGTGCAATGAAGAACCAGGCCCCCGGCTCCGCGCAGCTTTCTATCTTGTCTTTCAAGACTAGCTTTCACGGCCGTTTGTTTGGTTGCCTGTCTACCACTCGCTCCAAGGCCATCCACAAGCTTGACATTCCTGCCTTTGACTGGCCCCAGGCGACTTTCCCCCAGCTCAAGTACCCACTTGACCAGCACGCCGAGGAGAACGCAAGGGCTGAACAGGCCAGCCTTGAAGAGGTTGAGCACTTGATCAAGACCTGGCACCTGCCTCCGGCTGCCGTTGTTATTGAGCCTATTCAGAGTGAGGGCGGCGACAACCACGCCAGTCCGGAATTTTTCCAGAAGCTCCGCGCCTTGACCCGCAAGCACAACGTTCTGCTCATTGTCGATGAGGTCCAGACTGGCGTCGGTGCTACCGGTAAGTTCTGGGCTCATGAGCACTGGAACCTCCAGGACCCTCCCGACATGGTTACCTTCTCCAAGAAGGCCCAGACTGCTGGTTACTACTACCGGTCCAAGGACTTGCGCCCCAACAAGCCTTACCGCCAGTTCAACACCTGGATGGGTGATCCATCCAAGGCCTTGCTTTTCCGTGGCATCATCAGCGAAATTGAGCGCCTCGATCTCGTGAACCATACCGCCAAGGTCGGCAACTATTTATACGGCAAGCTTGAGGGTCTTGCTAGCAAGTACCCCGATCAATTCCAGAACCTCCGCGGTAAGGGCCAGGGTACCTTCATCGCTTTCGACAACCCCAAACGCGATGAGTTcctcgtcaaggccaagagcTTTGGAATCAACATTGGTGGCAGCGGTGCCAATGCCGTTCGTCTTCGCCCCATGCTGACCTTCCAGGAACATCATGCCGATATTCTCATTGAGGCTCTTGAGAAGATTGTCAAGGCTTTGTAA